A single window of Fervidicoccus fontis Kam940 DNA harbors:
- a CDS encoding cell division protein CdvB: MGLSIDRDEKKAGLLGWLKNIFGSPKNYTWEDMIQDVIVRLKDEGEKFDELEYRTKKRIQELTDRIVENLKKYDSPNIKEDEKRTYHNLAKMYAEEVYELRNFLKAILFTKISFERVIQRLQTVRDYKDFQAALGPVSKMLAGVKNEISAIFPKVGETLDEINRNITDMMISTSNSMGGFNTNQTFMINEDVEKIIQEAWKLADSNVEKMLPEPKKLIQQTTQITNLSTQQSTQREINQQKSIVNKTEKIQLEAQTSSSSYNIEIVENIILNEIKKTGGKLNIQEITTNYGIDKEKIYEALYNLKKKGKIEIKDNPK, translated from the coding sequence ATGGGTCTAAGTATCGATAGGGATGAAAAAAAGGCAGGCCTGCTAGGCTGGCTAAAGAATATTTTCGGCAGTCCAAAGAACTATACATGGGAAGACATGATACAGGATGTAATAGTAAGGTTAAAGGACGAAGGAGAAAAATTTGATGAACTGGAATATAGAACGAAAAAAAGGATACAAGAGCTTACGGACAGAATCGTAGAGAACTTGAAAAAATATGATTCTCCGAATATAAAGGAAGATGAAAAAAGAACATATCATAATTTAGCAAAAATGTATGCAGAAGAAGTTTACGAGTTGAGAAACTTTTTAAAAGCGATCTTATTTACTAAAATAAGCTTCGAAAGAGTAATTCAAAGACTTCAAACTGTAAGAGATTATAAAGACTTTCAAGCAGCGCTCGGTCCGGTTTCTAAAATGCTCGCTGGAGTTAAAAACGAAATCTCTGCTATATTCCCTAAAGTAGGAGAAACTTTAGATGAAATTAATAGAAACATAACTGACATGATGATTTCCACTAGTAATTCAATGGGGGGGTTCAATACAAACCAGACTTTTATGATTAATGAAGATGTGGAAAAAATAATTCAAGAAGCTTGGAAGTTGGCTGACAGCAACGTGGAAAAAATGCTACCGGAGCCAAAGAAACTAATCCAGCAGACAACACAAATCACAAATTTAAGTACTCAGCAGTCAACTCAGAGGGAAATTAACCAGCAAAAAAGCATTGTAAATAAAACAGAAAAAATCCAATTAGAGGCGCAAACATCATCATCTTCCTACAATATTGAAATTGTGGAAAATATAATTCTAAATGAAATAAAAAAGACAGGAGGAAAGCTGAATATTCAAGAAATAACTACAAACTACGGAATTGATAAGGAGAAGATATACGAAGCTCTATATAATTTAAAGAAAAAAGGAAAGATAGAGATCAAAGATAATCCTAAATAA
- a CDS encoding CdvA-like protein: MVIYTVDMLDKYVGQKVKDPYQRVVGSLASIYSNVDGNVNAVEILFGDINFKTLPAERILIQKDDIILLPEWKYSALKVIERLERARRRAKALDELYAKGEITRQSYEEFKANVSKDLDTLKKDANEAKDMIKKRINELEDQIVQIEKAITALKMSYIAGEISERGYKPAADILRLNKDRNLEEKNDAKKIMDLIVKLETSSLDVESVVKEVQNVTPQVPQVEQPIVVELHESAPQSDNANVPAVSSQ; encoded by the coding sequence ATGGTCATATATACTGTAGACATGTTGGATAAATATGTCGGACAGAAAGTAAAAGATCCATATCAGAGGGTTGTAGGGTCTCTCGCAAGTATTTATAGTAATGTGGATGGGAATGTTAATGCCGTAGAGATATTATTTGGAGATATAAATTTTAAAACACTTCCAGCCGAAAGAATATTGATCCAGAAAGATGATATTATTCTTCTTCCAGAATGGAAATATTCAGCTTTAAAAGTTATTGAAAGGCTTGAAAGAGCGAGAAGAAGAGCAAAAGCTTTAGATGAGTTATATGCAAAAGGAGAAATAACAAGGCAATCATATGAGGAATTTAAAGCCAACGTTTCAAAAGACCTTGATACTCTAAAAAAAGATGCGAATGAAGCAAAAGACATGATTAAGAAGAGGATAAATGAGCTCGAAGACCAAATCGTTCAAATAGAAAAAGCTATAACTGCGCTGAAAATGAGCTATATAGCTGGAGAAATCAGTGAAAGGGGATATAAACCAGCTGCAGATATCTTAAGATTAAATAAAGATAGAAACCTTGAGGAGAAAAATGATGCAAAAAAGATAATGGATTTAATAGTTAAGCTAGAAACATCAAGCCTAGATGTTGAAAGCGTAGTTAAAGAAGTTCAAAATGTCACTCCCCAAGTTCCTCAAGTAGAGCAACCTATAGTCGTTGAGCTTCACGAATCTGCTCCTCAATCTGATAATGCAAATGTGCCTGCCGTATCATCCCAGTAA
- the gcvT gene encoding glycine cleavage system aminomethyltransferase GcvT: MKSLVLKSLHESLGATIGEFAGWEVPMVYNSTISEHLNVRNEVGIFDVSHMGRLRLKGKDSLELLEKVFTKKIAKTKINFMSGPALALNEYARVIDDEMWYKVNDEEWLGVANAATRLRVLEHLEKVKEEFNFDAEIEDLTERYVMLAVQGPKSPEVAEKAGINGALQLKPLEFKLDIKLGEYPIFLISRSGWTGEDGFEIWVENSIAENVYKNFLEAGAKPIGIVARDTLRMEMGYVLGGNEYGEDPMRFPCAISLRYGLGSIDWEKHGYIGENALRACRREGARWIRLGAIMKKDFSRFVPRSGYKIYVEDIEVGWVTSGTYSPVLERGIAQLYIDSRYAIVGESIKIKDAKGKEAEAKLSDFPLIQKK, translated from the coding sequence ATGAAAAGTTTAGTTCTAAAAAGCCTGCATGAAAGCCTAGGAGCAACTATAGGAGAATTTGCAGGTTGGGAAGTTCCAATGGTTTATAATTCTACTATCAGTGAGCATTTAAATGTCAGAAATGAAGTCGGTATCTTTGACGTTTCACATATGGGAAGGCTTCGTTTAAAAGGTAAAGATTCTTTGGAGCTTTTGGAAAAGGTTTTTACAAAGAAAATTGCAAAGACCAAAATTAATTTTATGAGTGGCCCTGCTTTGGCTTTAAATGAATATGCAAGAGTAATTGATGATGAGATGTGGTATAAGGTTAATGATGAAGAGTGGCTAGGTGTTGCAAATGCTGCTACTAGGCTAAGAGTGCTGGAGCATCTTGAGAAAGTAAAAGAAGAGTTTAATTTTGATGCAGAAATAGAAGATCTTACCGAAAGATATGTCATGCTTGCAGTTCAGGGCCCAAAAAGTCCTGAAGTAGCAGAAAAAGCTGGAATAAATGGGGCATTGCAGCTTAAACCTCTGGAGTTTAAGTTAGATATCAAATTAGGAGAATATCCTATATTTTTAATTAGTAGAAGCGGATGGACAGGAGAAGATGGCTTTGAAATATGGGTTGAAAATAGCATTGCAGAAAATGTCTATAAAAATTTCTTAGAAGCTGGTGCAAAACCTATAGGTATTGTCGCAAGAGATACGCTTAGAATGGAAATGGGTTATGTGCTTGGAGGAAACGAATATGGCGAAGACCCAATGAGATTTCCGTGTGCAATTTCTTTAAGGTACGGTCTTGGTTCTATAGACTGGGAAAAGCACGGATATATCGGTGAAAATGCACTTCGTGCATGTAGAAGAGAAGGAGCTAGATGGATCAGACTAGGTGCAATTATGAAAAAGGACTTTTCAAGATTCGTTCCAAGAAGCGGTTACAAGATTTATGTAGAGGACATAGAAGTAGGGTGGGTGACAAGTGGCACATATAGTCCTGTATTGGAAAGAGGAATTGCACAGTTATATATTGATAGTAGATATGCCATAGTAGGTGAAAGTATAAAAATAAAAGATGCGAAAGGGAAAGAAGCAGAAGCTAAGCTTTCAGACTTCCCATTAATTCAGAAAAAATAG
- a CDS encoding sulfide-dependent adenosine diphosphate thiazole synthase: MSENLEFKITKLILEHSMKDLIEFADSDVIIVGAGPSGMTAAKYLADKKLKVLVLERKLSFGGGIGGGGNLMHKIVIKSDALKIIKDFEIEYKKTEFEDLYTLDASELISKLATGAINSGAKILFGYSVEDLIVREKPLRVSGVVVKWSAIDLAQLHVDPIFFTGKAILDATGHDAELIKILAKKNPSFAINVKNESSAHAELGEKQVVEFSGKVCDGLYAAGMSVATLHGLYRMGPIFSGMLISGKKVAELISKELGK; the protein is encoded by the coding sequence ATGAGTGAGAATTTAGAATTCAAGATCACAAAGTTGATTCTTGAGCATAGCATGAAAGACCTTATTGAGTTTGCTGACAGCGATGTGATTATAGTAGGTGCTGGACCATCCGGAATGACTGCAGCTAAGTATTTAGCAGATAAGAAGCTCAAAGTATTAGTTTTAGAAAGGAAACTTAGCTTTGGAGGAGGAATAGGAGGAGGAGGAAATTTAATGCATAAAATTGTAATTAAATCTGACGCACTAAAAATCATCAAAGATTTTGAAATTGAATATAAAAAAACAGAATTTGAAGACTTATACACACTTGACGCATCCGAGTTGATTTCAAAACTTGCTACTGGAGCAATAAATTCAGGTGCTAAGATTCTTTTTGGATACTCTGTTGAGGATTTGATTGTTAGGGAAAAACCACTTAGGGTAAGTGGAGTTGTTGTAAAATGGAGTGCTATAGATTTGGCACAGCTACATGTAGATCCCATATTTTTCACTGGAAAAGCTATATTGGATGCAACTGGACATGATGCAGAGTTGATAAAAATATTAGCAAAAAAGAATCCAAGTTTTGCGATAAATGTTAAAAATGAATCATCTGCACATGCTGAACTAGGAGAAAAACAAGTTGTTGAATTTAGTGGAAAAGTATGTGATGGACTTTATGCTGCTGGAATGTCGGTTGCTACTTTACATGGGCTTTACAGAATGGGGCCGATTTTTTCTGGGATGCTAATATCAGGTAAGAAGGTAGCCGAACTAATTTCAAAGGAGCTTGGAAAATAG
- the gcvH gene encoding glycine cleavage system protein GcvH — MTEIVKIKDYNVRKDFYYTETDEWIKLEGMNARIGITDYAQKHLKDIIGIDLPEKGKKIKKGEVLATLDSIKATSEVYAPISGEILDVNETLLESPELMNSDPYESGWIALIKIENNDELNSLLTFEQYVKLLESRK; from the coding sequence ATGACCGAAATTGTCAAAATCAAGGATTATAACGTAAGAAAAGACTTTTATTATACAGAAACAGATGAATGGATAAAACTTGAAGGAATGAATGCTAGAATTGGAATAACCGATTACGCTCAAAAGCACTTGAAAGACATAATCGGAATTGACCTTCCTGAAAAAGGAAAGAAGATCAAAAAAGGGGAAGTTTTAGCAACGTTGGATTCTATAAAGGCAACGTCAGAAGTCTACGCTCCAATTTCTGGCGAGATTTTAGATGTAAACGAAACTCTGCTTGAATCTCCAGAGCTTATGAACAGCGATCCATATGAAAGCGGCTGGATAGCTTTAATAAAAATAGAAAATAATGATGAGCTGAATTCGCTTCTTACATTTGAGCAATATGTTAAATTACTTGAAAGCAGAAAGTAG
- a CDS encoding proteasome assembly chaperone family protein, translating into MNIIREEEIGGILIQEYEEFKLESPSFLIVGFPDAGLVGGISLNHLIRELNPKEIAGIDIPRLNPPIAIIRKGEYHPPIRIFKKDNILFLVSEIPIPANTVQPLSYAILEYCMRRRVDYVIGLTGIGSTERLNKEKPDVFIAYEGDQAKRMILINEGKVFDEGMLMGPFAIFLKEAKRFNLQSLIILAESFPDLPDPEAASVAVEYLSKILSIKISIDKLLEEAEYIRLRTKEIMKQTAKVMGQMGRSAEAQPGILYT; encoded by the coding sequence TTGAACATCATAAGAGAGGAAGAAATTGGAGGAATATTAATACAGGAATATGAAGAGTTTAAACTGGAATCTCCCTCCTTTTTAATAGTAGGTTTTCCTGATGCAGGTTTGGTAGGTGGCATAAGCTTAAATCATTTAATTAGAGAGCTTAACCCAAAGGAAATTGCGGGAATTGATATTCCGAGGCTAAATCCCCCAATAGCGATCATTAGGAAAGGCGAGTATCATCCTCCTATAAGGATTTTTAAAAAAGATAACATCCTCTTTTTAGTATCAGAGATTCCTATTCCAGCTAATACTGTGCAACCCCTAAGCTATGCCATACTTGAATATTGCATGAGAAGAAGAGTTGATTACGTAATCGGTCTAACAGGAATAGGTTCGACTGAGAGATTGAATAAAGAAAAACCTGATGTATTTATAGCTTATGAGGGTGATCAAGCAAAAAGAATGATATTGATAAATGAAGGAAAGGTATTTGATGAGGGTATGTTAATGGGACCATTTGCAATATTTCTCAAAGAGGCAAAAAGATTTAATCTTCAAAGTTTAATAATATTGGCAGAAAGTTTTCCTGATCTTCCAGATCCTGAAGCAGCATCTGTCGCCGTTGAATATTTATCTAAAATTCTTTCAATAAAGATAAGTATCGACAAACTCCTTGAAGAAGCTGAATACATTAGACTTAGAACAAAAGAGATAATGAAGCAGACAGCAAAAGTAATGGGACAGATGGGGAGAAGTGCTGAAGCCCAACCTGGTATTTTATATACGTAA
- a CDS encoding Hsp20/alpha crystallin family protein has protein sequence MYWYDDFERIREYIRKRIKEMEREFEDAFLSTSLPIEEFTAEDISSPLYTIYESEDSYYVVIDAPYMDTSSLTIEAHDNILNIEVKLKEKINLGNIGYRLHSCEIFNYRKTISLPPDADVSRLTYSIKSGRIIINIPKKHER, from the coding sequence ATGTATTGGTATGACGATTTTGAGCGAATAAGGGAGTATATCAGAAAAAGGATTAAAGAAATGGAGAGAGAATTTGAGGATGCTTTTTTAAGTACATCACTGCCTATTGAGGAATTTACTGCGGAAGATATCTCTTCTCCCCTTTATACGATATATGAAAGTGAGGATAGCTATTACGTAGTGATCGATGCGCCTTATATGGATACTTCTTCTCTTACAATAGAAGCACATGATAACATTCTCAATATCGAAGTAAAGCTTAAAGAAAAAATTAATCTGGGAAATATCGGATATAGACTTCACTCGTGCGAAATTTTCAACTACAGAAAAACTATATCTCTTCCTCCAGACGCAGACGTTTCTCGTTTAACATATAGTATAAAAAGCGGCAGAATCATAATAAATATACCAAAGAAACATGAGAGGTGA